The nucleotide window TCCAGGAAACTCCCCGCTGTGCTCAGGTGAGAACAGCTGCCATCGGGCTACGTAAGCAAAGCCACACTACAGCCATTTCCCTGTGAGAGCTAAGGTGCCTCTGACGGACAAGCCTGTCAGTCTCCGTGTGAACTTGCAGTGACAGGAACTGCTCCTGCCAGCAGCATGGAGACTCACGCTTGCATGGGACTCTCGGGCAGCAGTGACCTGGAGCGCAGCCACCCACACAGAACCAGCAGCTGGGGCCTTCGGCACCTTCGACTATGAAGATCTACACAACTTTCCTCTGGAGTGGCTGCTCTGTAGCCTCCACCGAGCCAGCGACGGGAAGGACAGGGCCACAAGGACCCAGGTGAGTGATAGCCCAACCTAAAATAAGATCAGGGTCTTCCACCCATGAGGAACAGCATTAACCCAACTCAATGTTCTTGCCCAGCTCTTTGGAGGAAGACAATGACATGGCAGCCAAGAGGGAGAGGAGCCAGCATGTTGGCAATTGGGCCGAGAGCCACTAGGAAGGGTAACATCTAGGCACCCAACGTTCCGCCATGCCTCCCATCCTCAAGGTCAAAGGACCTCACCTTTCACGACCGTGGCTTCCTTCAAGTGATGGGACAAGAAATCGATGCTTGCGTAGGTGCTGGCTGAGGGCAAGGCTCCAGTGCCCGGGCCCCCACACCCTGCGCTGGCGCCAGTGCCTCCGACGCTACCGAGGAGCCCCCCAAGGCTACGGGTCCGGCCCCAGGAGCTCTTGTCTCCTGGCTGTGGGTGCTGCGGCTGAGGCTGCGGCAAGGACCCCTGCTCGCCCCTCACGTCGATGGCGATGTAGTTGAGGCCGTTCTGGAAACCCACAGAGGTCTCTCTGCGCATGGGAGAACTGCTCCCTCCGGGACAGCCAATCAAAGCTCCAGGCTGTCCGGGGTTCCACGGCCTGGCCGGCGGTGCTGAGGGCACAGCCAGTGAGGGCTGTGCCTGTCCTGGGGATGTGGGAGGCTCATCACCTCCTCCCAGGATGCCACTGCCCTCGCTGCTTTTCCTGAGAGAGACGTTCTCCACAGAGGCCGAATTGTGGCGCTTGGAGTTGTGGGCAAAGGATGGGGACACTGGGGTGACTGTGGTGGTAGAGGAGAAGGTCTCTGAACTGTGGCGACGGCGTCCCCCCTGCGGGTCTGCACGAATGACCTTAGCACCCCGGTGGGGGTCTGGGGGCTGGCTGACTTGAAGGAAGGCCTCCACCCCCGACACCTGATCCATGAGGCTCAGCCGCTTCAAGCCCGATGTGGGGCTGGCCAGTCGGGCAGCTTCTGGCTTTGGGGGAGCCGCAATTGGTTGCGGCGGGGTGGCAGCCACGCCAAAGGCCATCTCGGTATAGTCCCCATTATCCCCAAGTTCCGAGGATGTCGAGGAGCCAGCAGCGGGGCCTTGGGATGTGGCAGCCGATGCCGGAGGCAGGCGGTACAGTTCTCCTGGAGCCGGTGGCGGAGGCTGCtgcagggaggaaggggaggcgGAAGGACGTGGGGGCAGCGGCGGGCATGGGGATGAGGCCTCTGGGGAGAGAACGCCATCCATGGTGCCCATTGCGTCCCCACTACGGGTGCTAGGCTTAGGAGACTTGGGAGAACTGAAGTCCAGGTTCATATAGTCGGAGAGCGGGGAGCGCTGCCGGCTGTCGCTGCTGGTGCCCGGGGTACCTGAACCCAGGGACGAAGCAGGACTGCTGGCTGAGAGCAGTGAGGAGGACGAGGCCGCAGAGGCCAGGAGTGGGGGGGCAGGCGGAGAGAGACGGGTGCCCGCCTCGCCAAAGTCAATGTTGATGTACTCGCCAGGGCTCTTGGGCTCTGCGGGTAGAGGGTACTCTTGCATGCTGGGAAGAGTCTGTAGTCCCTCCAGCGACAGGCGTGTGGGCCGCACTGCCCGACAGCGCTGACCGAGGAAGCCTTCGGGGCGGCCACCACTACTGCCACTTGGCCTCATGGGGGAAGGCACTGCGGAGTGATGAGGCTGGGCGTGACTGCCTCCGGCTGCCCCAAAGGTGCCAGACCCGGGGGCTGCCCGGGGCTCCAGCCTCTCCTCTTCCAAGATGCGCCCCACCGGGGAGCTCATAAGCACATAGGGGTCACTGTCTCCGCTGCACGAATAGGGGGCCTTGTAGGAGCGGGGCAGGGAGCTGTAGCAGTGGCCGGGGACCCCTTTGAGGCCCTCGCCGCCCGCCCGCTGAGCTGCTGCGAAGAAGTCGGGCGGGGTGCCCGCGGCGCCCGCCTCGCTGGGGGACATGTTGAGGTAGTCCCCGTTGGGGAGCAGCTTCGGGTCTGCGTTCTCCATGGACAGCTTGGCGCCACACCACATCCGCATGTACCCGCTGTCCTCGGGGGAGCTCTCTGCCGGGGAGCTGGCCTTGTAGCCGCCTCCGTTCCCGGGGAAGATCCTGCCCGCCCCTGAAGGGGGTGCTGCTGCCGCTCCGGAGGGGGGcaacgccgccgccgccgccgccgccgccgccgccgagcgCGGCTGCAGAATCTGCTTGGGGGCGGACACACTGGTGGGGCTCATGGGCATGTAGTCGTCGGTCTTGGAGCCGCCGGGGCCGCCGCTCCGCAGGGCTGAGCCGCTCCGCAGGGCCGCGCCAGGCGTCATGGGCATGTAGCCGTCGTCTGCCCCCAGGTTACTGCTGGAACTCTTGTGCGAGCCAGAGCCAATCTCAATGTCCCCATAGTCCTCCGGGTAAGGGTTGTAGGCCCCTTTGGGAGAGGACGCGGGGAAGGGAGGGCAGAGGCGGCCGGAACTGCCGGAGAAGGTGGCCCTCATGAGCGTGTACTcatccagggaggcagaggaaggctggGGCACCTGCCGCTGCCGGGCAGGCGTGGTCAGGGAGTAAGTCCTCTTCCTCAGGCCTCGGTCCAGGTCCTGAGCTCCATCTCCGGAGACCCTCCGGTAAGGGCGGCCACAGTGGCTCAGGGGCCTATCCATGCTCATGTACCCGTAGAGATCGCCCCCGCTGCCGTCCCGCGCTGGCGGGGTCTCTGCGATTGACTCGGGCGTGTTGCTCCTGTGGCTGCTGAAGGCTCTCAGGTCGCCGGGGCTGGAGCCGTACTCGTCCAGCGACATGAAACCTGGGTCGCTGGGGGAGCCGGAGGCGGAGGCGCTGCCGCTGGACGGGCGCTGGCCTTGGGGGTGGTGCAACGGATGAGGCAGGTGCGGGTGGGGGCCGGGAGGCAGCGGATAGGAGGCCGAGCCGTGTCCGCTGCTGGAGGACAGGCTGCCCGGGCTGGTGGCCGCGGGCGGCGAGTGCGCCACGGGCATGGACATGGAGCGGCTGTGCTGCAGCGCGCCCCCTGCCGGCGCCAGGGCCACTTTGCTCGGGCGGCCTCCGCAGCCGCCGCTCAGGGTGTGCGAGCGGCTGAGGGGCGCGCGCACCGGCCCTGGGCTGAGGGGGCTCCCGGCCACCGACATCGGCCTGCCTCCTGCCGGCCCGGCCCCGGCCGCCGCGCCGCCGTCGCCCTCGCTGGCCGTCCGGACCCGGCACGAGGCGCACTTAGCGGCCGGCGGGGTGGCCGCCAGGCTGTCGGTGCGCGAGCGGCGCACCAGGCCGGTCTGGCTTGGGGGGAGGTTGACGAGGTGGTGGTGGCGGCGCGCGCCCGGCACGCTGATGGGGTGCGTGGCCGACGAGCCGGACGACTGGCTCTTGCTGCGAGGCCGGAATTCGAAGAGCTCCTTGAGCGCCTTCATGGCCTCCAGGATGGTCTCGTGGATGTTCTGCGCCACCACCGAGTCGTCGGCTTGCATCCACAGCTCGCCGGGGCCCGTGACGGCCGAGCGGCCCACCTCGATGAAGAAGAAGCTGTCCGAGTGGCCGCAGCGGCGGATGTTCATGAGCTGCAGCGTCACCGACGGCTGCTCGCAGTTGAGCTTCACGAAGCCGATGGTGCGCGCCGACAGGCAGAGGCGGTACACCCCGGTCAGGTTCTTGCTCTGGCCCAGGCCCTTGGGCTTCAGGTTCACCTGCCACACCTCGCGGTAGACCGCCGTGGCGGGCGTCACCAGCCCGTAGTTGTCGTCGGAGCCGGCGGCGCCCCCCGAGCCGCCCGGGAGGGAGGCGCTGCAGGAGCCGCCGGTAGCCGCGGCGGCCCCGTCGCCGCAGCGGCCCTCGCTCACCAAATCGGTGAGCGCCCGGTACCAGCCCTCCTGCTCCTGTTCGTTCTCCGCCGCCACGGCGAAGTACTCGTCCTTGGTGTAGAGGGCGATCAGGTACTTGTGCTTGGCGTCCGCGCGCTTGTTGATGTTCAGGCAGCAGTCGAGCGCGATCACCCGCTTCGGCGCGCCCGCCTTGCTCTTCCACTTCTTCTCGCTCTCATAGTACTCCAGccgcggcggcagcggcggcgagCCCCCGGCCCCGGCCGCCTCGTCCCCGCCCGAGCCGGGGCCGCGCAGCACGAAGAAGCGCTTGTGGCCGTGCTTCTGCTTGCGCAGGTAGCCGCACTTGCGCACgctgtggttgttgttgttgttgttgttgttgaggttcggGCCGTCCCCGCCCGCCGGCGCGGGGGCCCCGGGCAGGGGCGCGCTCGCCATCGCCGCCGCTTCAGGCCGCGCCGGCCGGCCGGGGTGCGCGGGGGCCCGGCGAGGGCCGAGGGGCGCGGGCGGCTCCCCGCCCCCCGCCGCCCGGCCGCGCGCGCGCGCGTCCCCCGGGCCCGGGCGGTGGGCTGGAGGCGCGCGGGGCTCGGCGGCGTGGGGCCCGCGGGCGCTCCGGAGGATGCTCGGCGCGGCGCCGGCCGCCCCCCGCCTCGCCtggggccgccgccgccgcctcgcgGGCTCTCGGGCGGCGCCCGGGGACTGGCCGGCTGGGCCGAGAGTCGGGGTCCCTGCGCCGCGGGGCCGAGCTCAGGGCGCGCGCGGCCGGCCTGCTGTCTCCGCTCCGCGCGGCGCGGCGCCGGGCTGCGTCCGGATAGTGGGGGCCCACGCCGCCCCtggggccgccgccgccgctgctgccgCTACCGACGACGACCCGGGCTTGTCGCGGTCCCCGCCGCACAGTGAGTAACACATCGCGCACCGAGTGACTGAACTAAGAGCAAAACAACACGTGACTCTGCGTTACGCAGGCACACTCGCGCCGACGCCCCGCCCCACCGCCCCTCATTGGCTGCGCCGCCCCCGACGGACGTGGGGCCGGGCCAATGGGCGCGAGGCGCGGGGAAGGCGGGGCGGGCCGACAGCGGGGCCGCGTTTCCCGccgtcccctccccctccctccgaGGCCCGGCCGGGGCTCGGCGGGGGCCGGGCCGGGCTCATTAATCAGGGGCTCGTCGTGGATGCGGGAGGGGGC belongs to Meriones unguiculatus strain TT.TT164.6M chromosome 4, Bangor_MerUng_6.1, whole genome shotgun sequence and includes:
- the Irs2 gene encoding insulin receptor substrate 2, which translates into the protein MASAPLPGAPAPAGGDGPNLNNNNNNNNHSVRKCGYLRKQKHGHKRFFVLRGPGSGGDEAAGAGGSPPLPPRLEYYESEKKWKSKAGAPKRVIALDCCLNINKRADAKHKYLIALYTKDEYFAVAAENEQEQEGWYRALTDLVSEGRCGDGAAAATGGSCSASLPGGSGGAAGSDDNYGLVTPATAVYREVWQVNLKPKGLGQSKNLTGVYRLCLSARTIGFVKLNCEQPSVTLQLMNIRRCGHSDSFFFIEVGRSAVTGPGELWMQADDSVVAQNIHETILEAMKALKELFEFRPRSKSQSSGSSATHPISVPGARRHHHLVNLPPSQTGLVRRSRTDSLAATPPAAKCASCRVRTASEGDGGAAAGAGPAGGRPMSVAGSPLSPGPVRAPLSRSHTLSGGCGGRPSKVALAPAGGALQHSRSMSMPVAHSPPAATSPGSLSSSSGHGSASYPLPPGPHPHLPHPLHHPQGQRPSSGSASASGSPSDPGFMSLDEYGSSPGDLRAFSSHRSNTPESIAETPPARDGSGGDLYGYMSMDRPLSHCGRPYRRVSGDGAQDLDRGLRKRTYSLTTPARQRQVPQPSSASLDEYTLMRATFSGSSGRLCPPFPASSPKGAYNPYPEDYGDIEIGSGSHKSSSSNLGADDGYMPMTPGAALRSGSALRSGGPGGSKTDDYMPMSPTSVSAPKQILQPRSAAAAAAAAAALPPSGAAAAPPSGAGRIFPGNGGGYKASSPAESSPEDSGYMRMWCGAKLSMENADPKLLPNGDYLNMSPSEAGAAGTPPDFFAAAQRAGGEGLKGVPGHCYSSLPRSYKAPYSCSGDSDPYVLMSSPVGRILEEERLEPRAAPGSGTFGAAGGSHAQPHHSAVPSPMRPSGSSGGRPEGFLGQRCRAVRPTRLSLEGLQTLPSMQEYPLPAEPKSPGEYINIDFGEAGTRLSPPAPPLLASAASSSSLLSASSPASSLGSGTPGTSSDSRQRSPLSDYMNLDFSSPKSPKPSTRSGDAMGTMDGVLSPEASSPCPPLPPRPSASPSSLQQPPPPAPGELYRLPPASAATSQGPAAGSSTSSELGDNGDYTEMAFGVAATPPQPIAAPPKPEAARLASPTSGLKRLSLMDQVSGVEAFLQVSQPPDPHRGAKVIRADPQGGRRRHSSETFSSTTTVTPVSPSFAHNSKRHNSASVENVSLRKSSEGSGILGGGDEPPTSPGQAQPSLAVPSAPPARPWNPGQPGALIGCPGGSSSPMRRETSVGFQNGLNYIAIDVRGEQGSLPQPQPQHPQPGDKSSWGRTRSLGGLLGSVGGTGASAGCGGPGTGALPSASTYASIDFLSHHLKEATVVKE